The DNA window GATATATAGGCAAagtgaaaaatgaaaagggacaaaaaataataataaaaaaatatatgtgatatatatgtgaTATACCTAAGAAGGCTTACATATATTCacaacatatatttttataaataaaggaCAATTAAATGGAATACAACTTAGCCTATTAACATtctaattaaataaaatcgcatatcataaaaactaaaaaaaaaaataaaataacgaTCAACGGGGATTttattgcattttttttatttattaaaatgcagtaataatatataaagcaTGGAAATTCTgtttaaaaatggaaataaaaaatatataatcttttcgggataataataacatataCATTTGTATAGAATATTTTGACATATTTTAGTAATAGGTAATTTTACTCcttcaaattttattataactttttaaatatatttttttggagggtaacaaaaaatatatgataattttcttttcattttaattattttttttttttgtttacatattttggCTTAAAATATTGTGCCTATAAATTTAGATTAAAAGGACATCATTCAAggttgaaaataaaatgttttataaaattatttaagaaaaaaatggaaatatatttgataattttaatttaattaactACTATAGGAATAATATtccaataaataaatactaaAAATCATTAgtgttattataattttttttaaactttaTAAACACAAATATATGCTAAAAATGTGATATGTTgtattattgtattttattgGCTGTGTGAATATACTTATAATATCTTTGTGTGTGTGTgcctattattttttgaaaattttataaccATAACAAATGTGGAAATGAAATTTTATTCTACTTATAGCTGGAAAAtggttaaataaaattaatatattacataaatattttgtaaatattatcaaaaattaaattaataccATAAAGAATGtcaatttttttgcataaacaaagtattaaattttgttcatattttttttttcaaataataatatatttatatttggcACATTATTGCTAAAGAcaactatatatttaacattttaaacacacaatttttttataattttacatatttatttttcaataaaacACTGATATATAGTTGTACCTTCTcagtttatatataaaagggATTATAAAGCgggtaaatattttataggCATCGTAAATAAAACGGAAAATGTATGCatactatatatttgaaacGGTTTAATAAGAAATACAACAACTAAAcacattattttgttctcTTTCCTACTGTGTGCTACCAAAAATGGATAACGGTTTAATCATGTATgatattattcataaaatgggtatgtaataatatattgtaaCATTTTTCTTCAAACTTGAGAAAAATGtctatttccttttttattaaaaatattttttaatattttgtcaGTGAGAAGATTAAAGccatcattttttagtataataatgtatattacaaatttaattttttttaacaaaaaattaaattttggCCCTAAATCAGTAGTAAATACTTCATCattcaaaaattaaaaaatatttttaatggaAAATGATAGAACAtcattgtatattttttctcaaaataaatatgctcGTAGTATTTTTGCATATTGTAAGTTCAAAGCTGTTAATAGCCTACACTCAATACTATTGTATACTCCCtataatttacatatttatagtCATTAAAAAGGCTTAACTTTAAAcaggtatatatatatgtttatttgtatatgcgttgtttatttttatgaaagaaaatatagtaTTGCTGTTCCCTACAAACGAggaacaattttaattcatacaaatttaattgcatttattaaactatataaattaatgtaaatcttttaataaaaaaattataattatttattaaccCGCTTGGTAACACATAAATGGTAACGACTTATTTTTGCGCATTAAAGaggaatattatataaatagtattACGCCCAAACTAATAAGCATTGCATATTGCGTAATCTCTTTCGGCTTCttcaaaaaaagatatatacatatattaataatggaAATTTTTCTACCAATTTGATATTTCCCTGtgtgatttttttatataggcataaaataaatacaatataCCTTGTATGGGCActtaaaacataatatgtgcctattatattaaactTATGtagtattaataaatttaaattgcATAAGTAAATTTGACAACACTTTATGTTATGTGAAGAAACAGACTTTTTTACCATTTCATCCAAACATCGTTTTTTAATCTTATCATGGGtgtcaaaaaaatatcaattttaaaatgggGATTGGTATTACAGAAGAACGATCAGAAGGATTTAAGCAGAATAAAGGCTACTTTagtgatataaataatattgattatacaaaaaaaataatatattttttaggaATATTAATACGTGTTATAACTTATTATTATGGATTATGGCAAGACAACAATTTAAATGTAAAATTTACAGACATAgattattatgtattttcGGATGCtgcaaaatatgtattaaacAATAAGTCTCCATATAATAGATATACATATCGGTACACACCATTATTAGCTTATTTAATGATAcccaattttataattaatttttcttttggaaaatttcttttttcatcaaTAGATTTTCTTGttagtattattataataaaaataataaaaataaaatatcctgaaactaaaaattatattttatatgcttCATTATGGCTCTTAAATCCATTAGTTATTACAATTTCACTTCGAGGAAATGCTGATTGTATACCATGCTTACTTGTTTTATTAACCgtactttttatttatcaaaaaaaaatatatctttccgcttttttttatggatTATCcgttaattttaaaatatatccaaTTATCTATGCCTTACCATTAATGCTATATCTAAATAAGAACTATTTAAATAAGgacaatatatttcaattgaaacaaataaaaacagaAGACagatacataaataaaattagaaacattttttatataataagaaaTTTCTTCAAAGagttatttaaattaaacaGTGATCAACTTAAATTTTCCCTTTTCAGCTTTATTACCTTTCTAGCtttaaacataattttttacgcAATGTAATCATAAGaaattgcatatatatgttctaTATTTCTTATGCATTTTCTCCCTTTTACCCCAATTTGTTCTATACAACAATtcacaaaaatatacatacttTTCTcatatttcttattttcCCTTTTATACTAGATATGGgtatgaatttttatacGAATCATTTATTTACCATTTAGTTAGACAAGATCATAAGCACAACTTTTccctctttttttatattatgtacTTAACTATTGAGAACAATTCAAAGGTAATACACAATATAAATGgctttatattcttttggcatgctttattatttttccatatattttatgcttCATTGTATTATATAGACCCTTAAGAATGCAACTTAAATGTGACCAAAATGATGCCCATTTTATAatcatcatttattatcatgTATATAACTgtaatgaatttttttatttttttttcttttagaTTATTCCGCTAATAACATTTATACCCCAATTTATTCTTGTTGCATTATTTGGCTttaaatatggaaaatcAAATTTAGAGTTATCCATGTTTTTGCAAGTAAAACGATAAGAAAGTTGTCATGTTAACCATCCATATTATAGTGCTTCCAAtgaatgtatatatataattttattttacttttttatacaaGACACTATCTTTTATAGCATTGAACAAAGTCATCACATCTCAGGTAAATGCAGCACAAACATAATATACTCTTgcttttgaaaaataaagttgtatatatttttatggcTAACACAACTAGATATATCTCATACCCATGTTGagaatttatatcattctTCAAATATAGCTtatgattattatataatccctttattatatttttttaaaatattttttcacaacattgcaacattttttatccCCCATTTACAGTACTTTATTTGGTGTACCCCTTTTCTTCCAATCATATTAAATTCTATAACCTTAAACAAGGtaacaaaacaaaatcggaacaaatatacacacaaatatataaactgATTATtccaaaaataaacaaaaaataacaaatggAATTCATAAACAAGGGAATGgaacattattatattctataCACTACtcatgtatatttttccctttttttcGCATGACAGACCAATTTAATCCTTATATTTTGTGCAGTATtgctttttattatagCTAAGGTTTGattaaaaattgaataaatatgtttttcatttaaatataaatataaaatggatatagaatttgttaaatgtatgcatatttataagtaCGGGCAACGACAATatgcacacacatatatttatcgaTGCAGGCACAATGGCTTTTTTGGGCATATTATCTTGAGTTCAAGGGATATAATACCTTTATACAAGTAtatcattttaatatatttttcgtagactatcaaaaaaatattgtttaaaAGACAGTTGAAATGTGGACAAAACTTGTACCAATTCGCTATGCATAtaactatatttattttattatatacatttacaatttttatagataTTTCATTCCTCAATTTTATTCGTTATATCGGAGATGGGTGTATGTTGGATCCTTATGTACATGTCTTTTAAGGAAgggaacaaaaaaaatgtgttaaAGGAGTAGCAATTATTCTCTTATTCACCAAAATTGGggactattttttttattttttattttcattttattcgttatttatttataaaaaattcttaatgttataaaacctttttaaatgagaatattaccatttttttacttttttagcaatatatatatttttgtgtctatttttttgttgtgTAAATATTGAaaggaataaatatatattttattaacaacatcatatatattcctatagttaaaaaaacattttattttttttagttaattatattaacaatatattatatctagctgaataaaaaaaaaaaaaaaaaaaaaaaacctTGCATGGTCAGAAAATTTTGGGATTATATGTTTCTACAACAGAACAATGCGCTACCATAATGGTACAACAAcatgaacaaaaaaaaaaaaaaaaattatgttattattataaattacacaattagaaaaataatattccatatactttattttttatgtcataaattattacaatatatttattctgagcatattatataatactgCATATTTGTCAAATATTTGtagttatttaaataataaatatatgcatgtttttttaacttattttattgttcTCAACATTTAAAGTCTTAAGACCTTCTATGAATACAACTttaatttccatttttatactttataaatatatatatgtgtgttttttttaatttactgTTATAGACTTATTCCGCcttatttatacaaataaatgttATACCCTTGCACAcgtaaatttatttattttattattttatatgaataaaaaataaaaaaaataagacaatttcattatttttaattattcacagtttattattatattatatatttaaaagcaTTTTTAGagattatttatttaaaatattttttttaatttattgtgaagttttatttttgatgtcttaataaaaattcactaaacgaaaaatatttttaacttaATTAAACATCACTTGTGTATTTTCTTAATTTGTGAAATACTGTGTTTATTTATggataaatataatcagttattataataaaatatgcttaCAATCCGGGtttaaatttttgaatCATTGCTTATGTAcctatatatgtacatacatttttttgtcttcttattgcatattatttttatttaagcATTGTGAATGTTTAATACACATTCAAATATGCCAATGAATATGCCATATTTTTGCATGTCTTTCATTATATTGGACAAAGATATTCACAgccatattattttgtgaaGTATACAACTGTGTtgtgattttttattatatatacttatatatttagataattttattatctttcACGAATTTGTTATTGTTGGATATGTGTTTTTTATGAAAGAAAAtgcatttaaataaaaatgaagataaGAATACGACAAATATGGATGAATTGCACGTCGAGTCTTCCTCTAAAGAAGAGTCAATTCGGGTCTGTACCCGTATAAGGCCTCTGTTTGAAAAAGAAGTACGTATAGAATAAGCGATGAAATATTCctaaattaaaatgtaataatatatatatatcgacttactattttatatttttctaggTTAACAGTGGTCATCTAAAGGCTTGGAAAATGAATGACACTGATATGGAGTTGGTGGTTGAGCCGCTTTCATTATCAGAAATGTTAAATGCAAGAATTCCTAAAAAGGGGAATAAATTGGAAGTCAAAAAAACAGTAGAAAAAACAGAAGGGCAAAAGTCTGTTTTACAACGACATTATGCTTTTGATAGATGTTTTGACGATCACGGTAATTCATGCAAATACcctattgaaaaaatatataaattgcACACGCATTTTAATGACTGTCTGTTTCatctttataaaatttccCTCATGAACTAATgataattgaaaaatatttaagcTATTAAATGCAACacatttacatatatatttaaatttatttttttatttttcactCCTTCAGTTGGTAACGAAGAAGTGTATAGACATTTAGCCAGAGATATTATTTTAGACACATTCAAAGGGATAAATGGATGTATTCTTGCATATGGTCAAACTGGTTCAGGGAAGACACATAGTATCATGGGTGTTCCTGCTGACCCCGGTATGTTACCTAGATCATTAGccgaattttttaatggaATCGAAAATCCGTCATCattaaatgaagaaaatgctAGCAGTAATACTGATGACGAATCTAATAATAACACAAAAGAATTTCTAATGAGTGTGACATATTTAGAAGTGTATATGGAGCGTGTTAATGATTTGTTACAAGAAGGATATAGGGGTGGCGCAATCGAAAATTTGGATGTAAAGGAGGACCCTAAAAGAGGTTTTGTAGTTATCGGTATTCAAGAAGAAACAGTAACATCAATAGACGAAGTTATGCTTTTAGTAGCAAAAGCAGAGCAGAGACGACATATTTCTCAAACAAATTTCAATGAAACATCTTCGAGATCtcatacaatttttacaGTTATATTAGAATCAAATCAAGTATTGAGTAATGGCACATCTATTAATAAAAGAGGAGAGTTAAAAATAGTTGATCTAGCAGGTAATGAAAGAGCTGGAAGAGCTGCTGAAGGAATAGAGAATGCGAAAACGTTAATTGAAGAAGGAAaatcaataaataaaagtttatttgttttaagtGAAGTTATTTCTAAATTGTCTAAAAGAGCTCAAGCTATTGCTTTGGGAgatgagaaaaaaataaaaaaaatacaagaGGATTTAGTTTTCATTCCATGGAGGGATTCTAAATTAACAAGAATATTAAGTAAAAGTTTAGGAGGGAATTGTCGTGCATCAGTTATTGTTGCTGTACACCCAtctcatttttatttggatACATCTTTTTCTACATTGCGTTTTGCTTTAAAATGCAAAacgattaaaaaaaaaatcgaagtaaattatttgtCTGCAGAACAATCTGTAATTATGCAACAAAAAGAATTAATAGCTAAATTGCAAAACCAATTAAAGCATTTATCAACAAGTAAAAATACAGATATAAATGCACATGTTGGAGATAAAGATTATATAAGTAATAGAGATCCAGAAAacgatgaaaaaatattagccttaaaaaatgaattagaaGAAAAGGTAAAAAagtttcaaaattttattttaaaatcgGATTTCCATGTAAGTTCAAACAATTATAGAAGATTAAGATCAATtgatgatgataataactacgaaaaattattaaaatattctatGACTATTTCaactaatattaaaaatgagtATAATTGGTTGAGGTCATTTGATACGCATGAGTATGATTTCAAATCCGATggaatagaaaaatatgaaaatcaAAATGCTAAAGAAAAGTTTAATATATCTAAAGCTATGGACtatctaaaaaataaatctcCATATAAAATGAACTCTTCGGAAATTAGTAATATTGATGCATTATCAAATGAATCACAAAAAGATGATTCGATatctttaaattattataatgagTTAGAtgaattagaaaaattagAACTAAAAGAAGCAccaagaaaaaaaaaaaaagataaaagcGGTGGTAATAATGTAAATCACAATGCATCATCagttcataaaatatatgacgAACTAAGTAAGTTAAGCACAatggaatataataattatatagaaGAAGAAAGGGAAGAAGCAGAGAGaagaaaaaaggaaaaaatacacTCAAAAGGTGTACAAggtaataaaaagaaaaaaggaaaacaCATCCAAAATAATGCTTTAAGTTTCTATAACAAAGACAATATAGATAGTTCCAAAATGAAAGGCAAAAAACAGTCTAcgaataatttaaaaaaaaagaaaacataTATTGTTAGTAAtgctaaaaataaaagggatttatatgaaaaatcaATGGCATCAACCAAACATAAATTAGAGGATATCGGAACTGGAGAATATGTCTCTTTAATAGCTCCAAAGgatgaaaatattgatCTAGATAATGCCAAAGATGATGatagtgaaaaaaatagggAACAGACTGATaatgatgatgaagaaGGTAATAAAACTGTTGATATTAATGAGGACGAAGATGTCAAAAATGCCGATACAAGAAGTAATAAAAGTTCATTTAcccaaaatatatcaaaacaTAGTTCATCTCTTTATTTATGCCCACCTAAAGGACGAATTAACAATGAAAAGCGCACTTCTATAAtatcaaatttaaaaagaaaaattggtgacgatttaaaaaagaaaaaaaaaattatggatCGAAATGTTGAACTTAATAATCAAATCAAGTTCATTATGAAACTTATGCAAAAAGTTGGATTGTCTACAATTCTAACTGGTGTCGTTCCTCCAGGGCGAAATTTAGAAAACGTTTTAAAATTAcaagaaaatttaaaagatgatttaaaaatacatgaCAATAAAAAGTCATTggaaatattaaatgaaaaagttaTTAATAATGGCGCCTATGGgaatgtaatatataatactcCGTCTTCTCAAAAAAAGGGTGatggtaaaaaaaatgtaaaagaTGATGATGAAGACGAAGCATCATTGCTAAATggttattttgattttaacaataataatgaaataaaatacaatgAAAACATATCTcatgtatttataaacgaaatgtttttttcatttttacttCGAATACAACAAAAACAACAAGCAAAAggaaacaataataatgggGAAGATAATGAAAAGGGTGAATCATTAAACAATATGGAAgaaatgttaaaaaaagaagaaaagcCTTATGATGTGTCTAAAAAAGCATTAGAAGATATATTAGGAAGTAcaatatcaaataaaatagctGAAAAAGAAGATGACACATTggaattttcaaaaattataaaagatgaaaaaaataaaaatacaattgaTTCAATTTTAAGCATGCTTACACCATGggaacaaaaaatattagcactattatatgaacagaaaaaaatgagagAGCAagttcaaaaaattaaagagaAATTCTCccaaagaattaaaaatattaatatatttattaaaaaaatattaattgaTAAGATTGAAGTTGAAAAACACTTCAATCGAATAGTAAAGGTAACAGAACAATACAAAGAAGATATGTTGAAAACGTCTGATGTAGattcaaattttaaatttgctggattgatgaaaaaattagagGAGTTGTCTATATCGCTCTCAGAAAAAACCAGAGATTTCAATGTATTAGCAGAATTTCATTTAAACTTAAGAAAAgagaatgaaaaaaaggaCACCTTAATTAAAGAATTacaagaagaaaataaattattttatcttgttcctaaatataatgaattgCTAAACGAGTTAAATGGGAACGAGGAAAATCCAACCGCAGTAAAAGAATTGAAAAAGGAGTTTCTATTAATGTATGGACGATTGATgattactaaaaaaaagctacaagaaaaagaaattatagAAAGTGATATAcgaaatttaaataaacatatatataccgAACTAATTGAGTCTATAtctattataaaaaatttagaatctcaaaataaatttttagaatacaaattaaatttagaaaataaaaaaaaagttgaaaaggttaaaaagttattaaatgaaaaagaaaaattaaataaagtaaTTAGTGAAATGGAAAGAATGCTAGAAGAAGCAAATATAGATACTAGTACTctcaaaaatgaaattctCTCAAATTTTAACAAT is part of the Plasmodium chabaudi chabaudi strain AS genome assembly, chromosome: 6 genome and encodes:
- a CDS encoding GPI mannosyltransferase 1, putative, yielding MGIGITEERSEGFKQNKGYFSDINNIDYTKKIIYFLGILIRVITYYYGLWQDNNLNVKFTDIDYYVFSDAAKYVLNNKSPYNRYTYRYTPLLAYLMIPNFIINFSFGKFLFSSIDFLVSIIIIKIIKIKYPETKNYILYASLWLLNPLVITISLRGNADCIPCLLVLLTVLFIYQKKIYLSAFFYGLSVNFKIYPIIYALPLMLYLNKNYLNKDNIFQLKQIKTEDRYINKIRNIFYIIRNFFKELFKLNSDQLKFSLFSFITFLALNIIFYAIYGYEFLYESFIYHLVRQDHKHNFSLFFYIMYLTIENNSKIIPLITFIPQFILVALFGFKYGKSNLELSMFLQTLSFIALNKVITSQYFIWCTPFLPIILNSITLNKTNLILIFCAVLLFIIAKAQWLFWAYYLEFKGYNTFIQIFHSSILFVISEMGVCWILMYMSFKEGNKKNVLKE
- a CDS encoding kinesin-7, putative, producing MHLNKNEDKNTTNMDELHVESSSKEESIRVCTRIRPLFEKEVNSGHLKAWKMNDTDMELVVEPLSLSEMLNARIPKKGNKLEVKKTVEKTEGQKSVLQRHYAFDRCFDDHVGNEEVYRHLARDIILDTFKGINGCILAYGQTGSGKTHSIMGVPADPGMLPRSLAEFFNGIENPSSLNEENASSNTDDESNNNTKEFLMSVTYLEVYMERVNDLLQEGYRGGAIENLDVKEDPKRGFVVIGIQEETVTSIDEVMLLVAKAEQRRHISQTNFNETSSRSHTIFTVILESNQVLSNGTSINKRGELKIVDLAGNERAGRAAEGIENAKTLIEEGKSINKSLFVLSEVISKLSKRAQAIALGDEKKIKKIQEDLVFIPWRDSKLTRILSKSLGGNCRASVIVAVHPSHFYLDTSFSTLRFALKCKTIKKKIEVNYLSAEQSVIMQQKELIAKLQNQLKHLSTSKNTDINAHVGDKDYISNRDPENDEKILALKNELEEKVKKFQNFILKSDFHVSSNNYRRLRSIDDDNNYEKLLKYSMTISTNIKNEYNWLRSFDTHEYDFKSDGIEKYENQNAKEKFNISKAMDYLKNKSPYKMNSSEISNIDALSNESQKDDSISLNYYNELDELEKLELKEAPRKKKKDKSGGNNVNHNASSVHKIYDELSKLSTMEYNNYIEEEREEAERRKKEKIHSKGVQGNKKKKGKHIQNNALSFYNKDNIDSSKMKGKKQSTNNLKKKKTYIVSNAKNKRDLYEKSMASTKHKLEDIGTGEYVSLIAPKDENIDLDNAKDDDSEKNREQTDNDDEEGNKTVDINEDEDVKNADTRSNKSSFTQNISKHSSSLYLCPPKGRINNEKRTSIISNLKRKIGDDLKKKKKIMDRNVELNNQIKFIMKLMQKVGLSTILTGVVPPGRNLENVLKLQENLKDDLKIHDNKKSLEILNEKVINNGAYGNVIYNTPSSQKKGDGKKNVKDDDEDEASLLNGYFDFNNNNEIKYNENISHVFINEMFFSFLLRIQQKQQAKGNNNNGEDNEKGESLNNMEEMLKKEEKPYDVSKKALEDILGSTISNKIAEKEDDTLEFSKIIKDEKNKNTIDSILSMLTPWEQKILALLYEQKKMREQVQKIKEKFSQRIKNINIFIKKILIDKIEVEKHFNRIVKVTEQYKEDMLKTSDVDSNFKFAGLMKKLEELSISLSEKTRDFNVLAEFHLNLRKENEKKDTLIKELQEENKLFYLVPKYNELLNELNGNEENPTAVKELKKEFLLMYGRLMITKKKLQEKEIIESDIRNLNKHIYTELIESISIIKNLESQNKFLEYKLNLENKKKVEKVKKLLNEKEKLNKVISEMERMLEEANIDTSTLKNEILSNFNNTYASINNIDSEEDKPPKEVDTNKKENKAKKSKKKKKKRLGMQNESKENDSYQNILEYTPKRQASKNYVHRGYSGEKITKNATTRINTGLRTKKGISRKKTYEEKNILKQAYGSSSINDILSEKKVNKKKKNLKKNIDIDNNNSIDNIQPLQELKSSNSIGKKSKRKVVKEKKKNKKKHKKEGKTTINLDGINMSNELKSSNNIIIKKNKKNKNKTEKESILKYVNNGDQTIPKSALNEENKFNTFNSGNSITNIETNKMRDILNKELAKKRIKTK